From Pseudomonas arsenicoxydans:
TGCGGCGTTTATCGGCGCGTTGGCGAGCATGCTGATCGTGCTGATAATCGCCAACCGCAACGGTCGGCTGGACAGTGATCGGCTGCTGCTGTGCGGCGTGGCGGTGTCCTTCGTGATGATGGCGATCGCCAACCTGCTGCTGTTTCTCGGCGATCACAGGGCGAGTTCGGCGGTGATGTTCTGGATGCTTGGTGGACTTGGATTGGCGCGCTGGGAACTGCTCGCCGTGCCCGCCGTCAGCGTATTGCTCGGGCTTGTGTTGTTGCTCGGCATGGCCCGGCCGTTGAATGCGTTGATGGCCGGTGAACAGACCGCCGTCACCCTCGGGCTGAATGCTCGCACCGTGCGGCTGCGGGTGTTTTTGATTGCTTCATTGATGACCGGCGTGCTGGTGTCGATCAGCGGGTCCATCGGCTTTGTCGGGCTGATGGTGCCGCACATTGCGCGGCGGTTGGTCGGGGCGGAGCATCGGCGCTTGCTGCCGGTGTGCGTGTTGATCGGCAGCATTTTCCTCGTCTGGGTCGACGTCGCCGCCCGCACCCTGATCGCCCCCGAAGACCTGCCCATCGGCGTCGCCACTGCAGCCATCGGTGGGCTGTTTTTCATTGGCCTGATGCGGCGGCGCTGATCCCGTCAGCACATTCAGAATTACTTTGCCTGATGTACCGCTATCGCGAGCAGGCTCACTCCTACAGGGGGGTGGTGATTCTGGGGTTGTTTATGTGTGTTTATTTGAATGCAAAAAGACCGGACGTTTCCCACGACTTTTTCAGGTTGTTCGTCGGACGTGGGCTGTCTAGTCTGGGGCTGTCACTGCACATCAGTGATCGGGTGTGAGAACCCGGCAGCCCCTGTTAATCCAACATCAGTACCACCATAATTGCCGTCGGCTTATCCGCTGCCTGCAATGCTCAATGGCGGCTGTGTGCGGGCGGACTTCGGTCCGGCCGGGTTCGGGGTTACCGGTTTCTCACTCCGCACATAGCTGCCACCCTTCTATCGTGTGAGAACGATAGGTGGTGGCCCCAATTGAGATAACCCCAAATGTGCAAAAAAATAGTTCCAGATCCACCCATCGACACCACCACGCCCGAACCCGAAACATCACACGACGACAACCTGCTCCGAGACCGCGAAACCATCAACCGCGCCCTCGACTATTACCTCGATCCCGCGACCCGCTACGCGGAAAAACCCCGCCGCCCCAGCACCATGTTCATGATCGCCCCCGACAACGACACCGAAAGCCTGCTGGTCCATGCCTATGAGTCCCTGGCCTCCGCCAGCGTGATGGCCAGCGATTTCGCCAGCGACCTGATCGGCCCGCAACGCCATAAGGCGCTGGCGATCCAGCAGATCATCATGCTCGCCGAGCTGGCCGTGAACCGTGCAGTGGACAACGTCGTCCCCACCTGAATACACCGCAAAAAAATGTGGGAGTGAGCCTGCTCGCGATGGCGGCAGCACACTCGACATCTCTGCGCCTGATACTCCGCGATCGCGAGCAGGCTCACTCCCACAGGGGTTTATCGTCGTCCACGGATCCCGCACCCGACACAATTCAAATGTGGGAGCGAGCTTGCTCGCGAAGACGGTGGCACAAGGGTTGATGCTGACTGATATTCCTGCGCCCTGTTCTGGCGCAGGCCACCGCACCAATGCCTCATGCACGTCCCTTCCTGGTGCACCGCATGCGCGCGCAGCCGCTCTAATACGACGTTTCCTTGCCTGCACCCGACTAGGCACAGCCCTTGCAAAACACCCTTCAGTAGTCCGCATCTGCCAACCAAGAAAAAATTCTAACGTTCATGGAGATCGCACAATGAAGCGTCGTAGCTTGATCAAGGCATTCACACTCTCGGCAAGCATTGCCGCGATGGGCTTGACCTGGACTGTCCAGGCAGCCGAGACCATCAAGGTCGGTATTTTGCATTCGTTGTCCGGGACCATGGCGATCTCCGAAACCTCGCTCAAAGACATGGCGTTGATGACCATCGACGAGATCAACGCCAAGGGCGGCGTGAACGGCAAGATGCTCGAACCGGTGGTCGTGGACCCTGCATCGAACTGGCCGTTGTTCGCGGAAAAGGGTCGTCAGTTGCTGACTCAGGACAAGGTCGCCGTGGTCTTCGGCTGCTGGACGTCCGTGTCGCGTAAATCGGTGTTGCCAGTGTTCGAAGAGCTCAACGGCCTGCTGTTCTACCCGGTGCAATACGAAGGCGAAGAGATGTCGCCTAACGTGTTCTACACCGGCGCCGCGCCGAACCAGCAGGCAATCCCGGCCGTGGAATACCTGATGAGCGAAGAAGGCGGCAGCGCCAAGCGTTACTTCCTGTTGGGCACCGACTACGTCTACCCGCGCACCACCAACAAGATTTTGCGCTCGTTCCTGCACTCCAAAGGTGTAGCGGACAAGGACATCGAAGAGGTCTACACCCCGTTCGGTCACAGCGACTATCAAACCATCGTGGCCAACATCAAAAAATTCTCGGCGGGTGGCAAGACAGCGGTCATCTCCACGGTCAACGGCGACTCCAACGTGCCGTTCTATAAAGAACTGGCTAACCAGGGTTTGAAAGCCACCGACGTTCCGGTCGTGGCCTTCTCGGTCGGCGAAGAAGAACTGCGCGGCATCGACACCAAGCCCCTGGTCGGCAACCTGGCGGCGTGGAACTACTTTGAGTCGGTCGATAACCCGGCGAACAAGAAATTCGTCGCCGACTGGAAAGCCTACGCCAAGAAACACAACCTGCCGGGCGCCGATAAGGCGGTGACCAACGACCCGATGGAAGCCACCTACGTGGGCATCCACATGTGGGCGCAAGCGGCTGAGAAAGCCAAGTCCACCGATGTCGACAAAGTCCGCGAAGCTTTGGCTGGCCAGACGTTTGCCGCGCCGTCCGGTTACACGCTGACCATGGACAAGACCAACCACCACCTGCACAAGCCGGTAATGATCGGAGAGATCCAGGCCGACGGTCAGTTCAACGTGGTCTGGCAGACCGAAGGTCCGATCCGCGCCCAGCCGTGGAGCCCGTTCATCTCGGGCAACGACAAGAAGCCGGATTATGCGGTGAAGAGCAACTAAGCCACTGGGACCCGAGCATGGAGCTCGGGTCCGACACAACTCCCTGTGGGAGCTGGCTTGCCTGCGATGGCATCACCTCGGTGCATCAGCTTCACCGAGTTGCTTGCATCGCAGGCAAGCCAGCTCCCACACAGTCCGAGCAAGGCGACTCTTTATGCCCACTGCCCTTTATCGCTTCATTTTGGCCCTTGCGCTGTTAGTGCCGATGGCCACCCACGCCAGCGACGCCGAAGACTTCGTCGCCGCCAATCCCGTGCAGCAAGCCAAACTGCTGGAAGCCTGGGCCGCGCAGCCCGAGCCGGCCCGCATCGAATTGATCAATTCCCTGCAACAAGGTGAATTGACCGTCGATGGCCAAGCCAAAACCTTGCGCCTGAACAATCGCCTGCGGGGTCTGATCGACACCGCGCTGGCCAGTCACCAGTTGCTCGCCGCCGACGCCAAAATCCGTCTGGCCGCTGCGCAGCAATTGCAGAAAAGCGCCAAACCGGCGCAACTGACATTCCTCGACCGGCAATTGGCCGGCGAAAAAGATCCAACCGTCCACGCCGCCCTGAGTCTGGTCCTGGCCAACTTGCAACTGGTGGATACCGATCCGGCCGTGCGCCTCGCCGCCGTGCGCCTGCTCGGCGAAACCGGTGACCCGCTGGCGCGCACCCGCCTCGATAGCTTGCTCGAACCGGGTGTCGAAGCCGACGCCACTGTGCGCACGGCGGCCGAAACCAGCCTCGCGCAAGTCAAACGCAAACTGCTGATCGGCGAGCTGCTCGGACAAGCGTTCAGCGGCATGTCGTTGGGTTCGATTTTGCTGCTCGCTGCATTGGGCCTGGCGATCACCTTCGGCCTGCTCGGCGTGATCAATATGGCCCACGGCGAGATGCTGATGCTCGGCGCGTACTCGACGTATGTGGTGCAGTTGATGTTTCAGCGCTTCGCTCCGCAAGCCATCGAGTTCTATCCGCTGATCGCCTTGCCGGTGGCGTTTTTCGTCACCGCCGCCATCGGCATGGCGCTGGAACGCACGGTGATTCGTCACCTCTACGGCCGTCCGCTCGAAACCCTGCTGGCGACCTGGGGCATCAGCCTGATGCTGATTCAGCTTGTCCGATTGGTGTTCGGCGCGCAGAACGTCGAGGTCGCGAATCCGGCCTGGCTGTCCGGCGGGATTCAAGTGCTGCCCAACCTTGTGTTGCCTTACAACCGCATCGTGATCATCGCCTTCGCCCTGTTTGTGGTGGTGTTGACCTGGCTGCTGCTGAACAAGACGCGACTGGGCCTGAACGTGCGCGCCGTCACCCAGAACCGCAACATGGCCGCGTGCTGCGGTGTGCCGACCGGGCGCGTCGACATGCTCGCCTTTGGCCTCGGCTCGGGCATTGCCGGCCTTGGTGGTGTGGCGCTGAGCCAGATCGGCAACGTCGGCCCGGACCTCGGCCAGAGCTACATCATCGACTCGTTCCTGGTGGTGGTGCTCGGCGGCGTCGGGCAGTTGGCCGGCAGCGTCCTCGCGGCCTTCGGCCTGGGCATCGCCAATAAAATTCTTGAGCCGCAGATTGGTGCGGTGCTGGGCAAGATCCTGATCCTCGCGCTGATCATTCTGTTTATCCAGAAGCGTCCGCAAGGCCTCTTCGCATTGAAAGGACGGGTGATCGACTGATGAACCAGCCCCTGTTGCTCACGGCCACACAAAAGGCCGGCCCGAAAGTCACTATCGCTGTCGGCACGGTGATTCTTGTCTTGCTGTTGGCGTTGCCGCTGATGTCGTTGTTATCGCCCATCAGCGTGTTTCACGTCTCGGCCTACACGTTGACGCTGGTGGGCAAAATCCTTTGCTACGCCATCGTCGCCCTGGCGCTGGATCTGGTCTGGGGTTACGCCGGCCTGTTGTCGCTCGGTCACGGCCTGTTCTTCGCCCTCGGCGGCTACGCGATGGGCATGTACCTGATGCGCCAAGCCTCGGGCGATGACTTGCCGGCGTTCATGACGTTCCTGTCGTGGACCGAATTGCCGTGGTACTGGACCGGCACCAGCAGCTTTCTCTGGTCCATGTGCCTGGTGGTGTTGGCGCCGGGCTTGCTGGCATTGGTGTTCGGTTTCTTCGCGTTCCGCTCGCGGATCAAGGGCGTGTATTTCTCGATCATGACCCAGGCCCTGACCTTCGCTGGAATGCTCTTGTTTTTTCGCAACGAAACCGGCTTCGGCGGCAACAACGGCTTCACCAATTTCCGCACCATCCTCGGTTTCGGCATCACTGAACCGGGCACCCGCGCCGTATTGTTTTTCGCCACGGTGGCGTTGCTAGTGGCGAGCCTGTTCATCGGCTGGCGACTGGCACAGAGCAAGTTTGGCCGGGTGTTGACGGCGCTGCGCGATGCCGAAAACCGCCTGATGTTCTGCGGCTACGACCCACGCGGGTTCAAGCTGTTTGTCTGGGTGTTGAGCGCGGTGTTGTGCGGCTTGGCCGGCGCGCTGTATGTGCCGCAAGTCGGGATCATCAACCCGAGTGAAATGTCGCCGACCAACTCGATTGAAGCCGCGGTCTGGGTCGCACTGGGCGGCCGCGGCACGCTGATCGGTCCGCTGCTTGGCGCCGGTGTGGTCAACGGGATGAAGAGCTGGTTCACCGTGGCGTTCCCGGAGTACTGGCTGTTTTTCCTCGGGGCGCTGTTCATCATCGTGACCTTGTACCTGCCCAAAGGCGTGATCGGTCTGCTGAAAAAAAGGGGTGAACAATGAGAGTGACTGCGACCGCTGAATTCATGCTCGAACCGGCGTTTTTTCCGCCGCTGGAACCCAACCGGGACGCCGGAAGCAGCCGCGACGTCATCGGTCTCGGGCGCAGTGTCGGTCCTGGCCTGGATACGCGCCATGGAACGATCCTGACTCTGGAAGACATCAGCGTGAGCTTCGATGGCTTTCGCGCGCTGAACAATCTGAACCTGTACATCGGCGTCGGCGAGTTGCGCTGCATCATCGGCCCCAATGGCGCCGGCAAGACCACCCTGATGGATGTGATCACCGGCAAGACGCGCCCCAGTCACGGCAAGGCCTGGTTCGGTGAAACCTTGGACCTGACGCAGATGAGCGAGGTGCAAATCGCCCAGGCCGGCATCGGTCGCAAGTTTCAGAAACCGACGGTGTTCGAAGCGTTGAGCGTTTTTGAAAACCTGGAGCTGGCGCAGAAAACCGACAAGTCTGTGTGGGCCAGCCTGCGGGCCCGTTTAAGCGGTGAGCAGAAAGATCGCATCACCGAGGTGCTGGAAACCATTCGCCTGAGCGCGTCGGTCAATCGCCCGGCAGGGTTGTTGTCCCACGGTCAGAAGCAGTTTCTGGAAATCGGCATGTTGCTCATGCAAGACCCGCAATTGTTGCTGCTCGATGAGCCGGTGGCGGGCATGACCGACGCCGAAACCGAGTTCACCGCCGAGTTGTTCAAAAGCCTTGCCGGCAAGCATTCGCTGATGGTGGTGGAACACGACATGGGCTTCGTCGGCTCGATTGCCGACCACGTCACCGTGTTGCACCAGGGCAGCGTGCTGGCCGAAGGGTCGCTGGAACAGGTGCAGGCCGATGAGCGTGTTATTGAGGTCTATTTAGGGAGGTGAATCGGCCAGCTTCAAGCCGCAAGCTTCAAGCGGCAAGTTAAAAACCGAAGCCATCCACCGTTCCGCTCTCACTTGCAGCTTGAAGCTTGCCGCTTGAAGCCCTACTAACGGAGTTCCAATGCTACAGGTCCAACACCTTCATCAATACTACGGCGGAAGCCACATCCTGCGCGGCCTGACGTTTGAGGTGAAAGTGGGTGAAGTCACCTGCCTGCTCGGGCGCAACGGGGTGGGCAAAACCACGCTGCTCAAATGCCTGATGGGTTTGCTGCCGGCCAAAGAAGGCGCGGTGAACTGGGAAGGCAAACCGATCACCACGTTCAAGCCGCACCAACGTGTTCACGCCGGAATCGCCTATGTGCCCCAGGGCCGGGAAATTTTCGGGCGCCTGACCGTGGAAGAAAACCTGCTGATGGGCCTGTCGCGTTTCCCCGGCAGCGAAGCCAAGGAAGTCCCGGCATTCATCTACGAGTTGTTCCCGGTGTTGCTGCAAATGAAGCAACGCCGTGGCGGGGACTTGTCCGGCGGTCAACAGCAGCAACTGGCGATTGGTCGAGCCTTGGCCAGTCGTCCGCGCTTGCTGATCCTCGACGAACCCACCGAAGGCATTCAGCCGTCGGTGATCAAAGAGATCGGCGCGGTGATCAAGAAGCTCGCGGCCCGAGGCGACATGGCGATTTTGCTGGTGGAACAGTTTTACGATTTCGCCGCCGAACTGGCCGATCAGTACCTGGTGATGTCCCGGGGCGAGATCGTGCAACAGGGTCGCGGTGAAAATATGGAAGCCGAAGGTGTGCGCGGCCTGGTTACGATCTAGTCTGTAGCGTCCTGACGATTATTAGAAATCATGAATTTACCTTTACTGCCCCTGAACACACAGCCGGCCCTGTTTACCCCGAGTTGGCACGCCGAGCTGGAGCTGGGTTATGCCCGCTTCGGCGAGAGCACACGCCCGGTCCAGCGCCGGCACCAAGGGCCGCTGCGGGTGCAAAAGCACCTGTACGCCGAAGGGCCCGAGGTGTGCCAGCACATCATCGTTCACCCGCCGGGCGGGATTGCCGGAGGTGATCGGCTGGACATCAGCGCCAGCGTCGGCGCTGATGCCTGGGCACAAATCACCAGTCCCGGCGCGGCCAAGTGGTATCGCGCCGCAGGCCCCGCTTATCAGCAGCTGGATTTGAATGTCGCGGCCGGTGCGACACTGGAATGGCTGCCCCAGGAGACGATCATTTTCAGCGCCGCCCAGGCCGAACTCAGCACCTCGATCAACCTTGAAGGCGACGCCCGGCTGTTCTACTGGGACGTGGTGGCGCTCGGTCGCCCGGCCAGTGGTGAGCGCTTCGACCTCGGACATTTTCAGGCGCAATTGAATATCCGCCGCGACGGCCAGTTGCTCTGGCACGAACGCCAGCGCATTGTCGGGAATGATGGTTTGCTCGACTCGCCGATTGGCCTGGACGGGCAACCGGTTTTTGCCACCCTGCTGGTGACGGGCGAAGTCGATAGCGAGTTGCTGGAGACGTGCCG
This genomic window contains:
- a CDS encoding FecCD family ABC transporter permease, whose product is MINRRYALLLIVLGALLLVSCVVSLGFGPARVPVDVVWRILLQKVLGVGEVNWTAGQEHIVWLIRVPRMLLGALVGAGLALIGAVLQAVTRNPLADPHLLGVTSGATLGAVIVVLHVGEIVGLLTLPIAAFIGALASMLIVLIIANRNGRLDSDRLLLCGVAVSFVMMAIANLLLFLGDHRASSAVMFWMLGGLGLARWELLAVPAVSVLLGLVLLLGMARPLNALMAGEQTAVTLGLNARTVRLRVFLIASLMTGVLVSISGSIGFVGLMVPHIARRLVGAEHRRLLPVCVLIGSIFLVWVDVAARTLIAPEDLPIGVATAAIGGLFFIGLMRRR
- a CDS encoding DUF6124 family protein, with the translated sequence MCKKIVPDPPIDTTTPEPETSHDDNLLRDRETINRALDYYLDPATRYAEKPRRPSTMFMIAPDNDTESLLVHAYESLASASVMASDFASDLIGPQRHKALAIQQIIMLAELAVNRAVDNVVPT
- the urtA gene encoding urea ABC transporter substrate-binding protein, translated to MKRRSLIKAFTLSASIAAMGLTWTVQAAETIKVGILHSLSGTMAISETSLKDMALMTIDEINAKGGVNGKMLEPVVVDPASNWPLFAEKGRQLLTQDKVAVVFGCWTSVSRKSVLPVFEELNGLLFYPVQYEGEEMSPNVFYTGAAPNQQAIPAVEYLMSEEGGSAKRYFLLGTDYVYPRTTNKILRSFLHSKGVADKDIEEVYTPFGHSDYQTIVANIKKFSAGGKTAVISTVNGDSNVPFYKELANQGLKATDVPVVAFSVGEEELRGIDTKPLVGNLAAWNYFESVDNPANKKFVADWKAYAKKHNLPGADKAVTNDPMEATYVGIHMWAQAAEKAKSTDVDKVREALAGQTFAAPSGYTLTMDKTNHHLHKPVMIGEIQADGQFNVVWQTEGPIRAQPWSPFISGNDKKPDYAVKSN
- the urtB gene encoding urea ABC transporter permease subunit UrtB, whose product is MPTALYRFILALALLVPMATHASDAEDFVAANPVQQAKLLEAWAAQPEPARIELINSLQQGELTVDGQAKTLRLNNRLRGLIDTALASHQLLAADAKIRLAAAQQLQKSAKPAQLTFLDRQLAGEKDPTVHAALSLVLANLQLVDTDPAVRLAAVRLLGETGDPLARTRLDSLLEPGVEADATVRTAAETSLAQVKRKLLIGELLGQAFSGMSLGSILLLAALGLAITFGLLGVINMAHGEMLMLGAYSTYVVQLMFQRFAPQAIEFYPLIALPVAFFVTAAIGMALERTVIRHLYGRPLETLLATWGISLMLIQLVRLVFGAQNVEVANPAWLSGGIQVLPNLVLPYNRIVIIAFALFVVVLTWLLLNKTRLGLNVRAVTQNRNMAACCGVPTGRVDMLAFGLGSGIAGLGGVALSQIGNVGPDLGQSYIIDSFLVVVLGGVGQLAGSVLAAFGLGIANKILEPQIGAVLGKILILALIILFIQKRPQGLFALKGRVID
- the urtC gene encoding urea ABC transporter permease subunit UrtC, with translation MNQPLLLTATQKAGPKVTIAVGTVILVLLLALPLMSLLSPISVFHVSAYTLTLVGKILCYAIVALALDLVWGYAGLLSLGHGLFFALGGYAMGMYLMRQASGDDLPAFMTFLSWTELPWYWTGTSSFLWSMCLVVLAPGLLALVFGFFAFRSRIKGVYFSIMTQALTFAGMLLFFRNETGFGGNNGFTNFRTILGFGITEPGTRAVLFFATVALLVASLFIGWRLAQSKFGRVLTALRDAENRLMFCGYDPRGFKLFVWVLSAVLCGLAGALYVPQVGIINPSEMSPTNSIEAAVWVALGGRGTLIGPLLGAGVVNGMKSWFTVAFPEYWLFFLGALFIIVTLYLPKGVIGLLKKRGEQ
- the urtD gene encoding urea ABC transporter ATP-binding protein UrtD; the protein is MRVTATAEFMLEPAFFPPLEPNRDAGSSRDVIGLGRSVGPGLDTRHGTILTLEDISVSFDGFRALNNLNLYIGVGELRCIIGPNGAGKTTLMDVITGKTRPSHGKAWFGETLDLTQMSEVQIAQAGIGRKFQKPTVFEALSVFENLELAQKTDKSVWASLRARLSGEQKDRITEVLETIRLSASVNRPAGLLSHGQKQFLEIGMLLMQDPQLLLLDEPVAGMTDAETEFTAELFKSLAGKHSLMVVEHDMGFVGSIADHVTVLHQGSVLAEGSLEQVQADERVIEVYLGR
- the urtE gene encoding urea ABC transporter ATP-binding subunit UrtE — encoded protein: MLQVQHLHQYYGGSHILRGLTFEVKVGEVTCLLGRNGVGKTTLLKCLMGLLPAKEGAVNWEGKPITTFKPHQRVHAGIAYVPQGREIFGRLTVEENLLMGLSRFPGSEAKEVPAFIYELFPVLLQMKQRRGGDLSGGQQQQLAIGRALASRPRLLILDEPTEGIQPSVIKEIGAVIKKLAARGDMAILLVEQFYDFAAELADQYLVMSRGEIVQQGRGENMEAEGVRGLVTI
- a CDS encoding urease accessory protein UreD, encoding MNLPLLPLNTQPALFTPSWHAELELGYARFGESTRPVQRRHQGPLRVQKHLYAEGPEVCQHIIVHPPGGIAGGDRLDISASVGADAWAQITSPGAAKWYRAAGPAYQQLDLNVAAGATLEWLPQETIIFSAAQAELSTSINLEGDARLFYWDVVALGRPASGERFDLGHFQAQLNIRRDGQLLWHERQRIVGNDGLLDSPIGLDGQPVFATLLVTGEVDSELLETCRSLPNEVRGDLTQLPGLLVARCLASEALLARGWLIELWRLLRPALLGREAVPPRIWST